A genomic region of Mesorhizobium sp. NZP2077 contains the following coding sequences:
- a CDS encoding GFA family protein: MTIKASCHCRATTFEVSEAPHTVTQCTCSFCSKRGSLWAYYIPSQFKLTSPLENVSVYEWGSKTVKHGFCATCGCGTFTQTPDWSTGKPDFDNPKISVNSRLFDDFDLDAVEVVVIDGKNLW; encoded by the coding sequence ATGACCATCAAGGCAAGCTGCCACTGCAGGGCGACGACGTTCGAGGTTTCAGAGGCACCGCACACGGTGACGCAGTGCACCTGTTCGTTCTGCTCGAAACGCGGCTCGCTCTGGGCCTATTACATCCCGTCGCAATTCAAGCTCACCAGCCCGCTGGAAAACGTTTCTGTCTATGAGTGGGGCTCGAAAACCGTAAAACACGGTTTTTGCGCCACTTGCGGCTGCGGCACCTTCACGCAAACGCCGGATTGGTCGACAGGCAAGCCGGATTTTGACAATCCCAAGATCAGCGTCAATTCGCGGCTGTTCGATGATTTCGATCTCGACGCAGTGGAAGTGGTGGTGATTGACGGCAAGAATCTCTGGTAG
- the prfB gene encoding peptide chain release factor 2 (programmed frameshift) — MRAETQNIVDEIRQAITLLRRHFDWDQAIKRLEYLNVRAEDASLWNEPLEAQKLMRERQGLEEGIAAVKGITQALEDNIGLIQLGEEEGDEGVIAEAEAAIRSMQGEAKARQVETLLSGEADANDTYLEIHAGAGGTESQDWASMLLRMYTRWAERRRFKVEVLEVHDGEEAGIKSATLMIKGHNAYGWLKTESGVHRLVRISPYDSNARRHTSFASVWVYPVIDDTIDIDVSESDVRIDTYRSSGSGGQHVNTTDSAVRITHIATGIAVACQAERSQHKNKAKAWEMLRSRLYEEELKKREAIANATEASKSDIGWGHQIRSYVLQPYQLVKDLRTGVESTSPSSVLDGDLDDFMEASLSQRIEGGAGEAVADLD; from the exons ATGCGCGCGGAAACGCAGAATATTGTCGACGAGATCAGGCAGGCGATAACCCTGCTGAGGAGGCAT TTTGACTGGGACCAGGCCATAAAGCGGCTTGAATACCTGAATGTCCGTGCCGAGGACGCCAGCCTCTGGAACGAACCGCTGGAAGCGCAGAAGCTGATGCGCGAACGCCAGGGCCTCGAGGAAGGCATTGCGGCGGTCAAAGGCATCACCCAGGCGCTTGAAGACAATATCGGCCTGATCCAGCTCGGCGAGGAAGAGGGCGACGAGGGCGTCATCGCCGAGGCCGAAGCAGCGATCCGCTCGATGCAGGGCGAGGCGAAGGCCCGCCAGGTCGAAACGCTGCTGTCGGGTGAAGCCGACGCGAACGACACCTATCTCGAAATCCACGCCGGCGCAGGCGGCACCGAAAGCCAGGACTGGGCTTCGATGCTGCTGCGCATGTACACGCGCTGGGCCGAGCGCCGCCGCTTCAAGGTCGAGGTGCTAGAGGTGCATGACGGCGAAGAAGCCGGCATCAAGTCCGCCACGCTCATGATCAAAGGGCACAATGCCTATGGCTGGCTGAAGACGGAATCCGGTGTCCACCGCCTGGTGCGCATCTCGCCCTATGACAGCAATGCGCGCCGGCACACCTCCTTCGCCAGCGTCTGGGTCTATCCGGTCATCGACGACACGATCGACATCGATGTTTCCGAATCGGACGTGCGCATCGACACTTATCGTTCGTCGGGTTCGGGCGGCCAGCACGTCAACACCACCGATTCGGCCGTGCGCATCACCCATATCGCTACCGGCATCGCGGTTGCCTGCCAGGCCGAACGGTCACAGCACAAGAACAAGGCCAAGGCCTGGGAGATGCTGCGCTCACGTCTCTACGAGGAAGAGCTGAAGAAGCGTGAGGCCATCGCCAACGCCACCGAAGCCTCAAAGAGCGATATCGGCTGGGGTCACCAGATCCGCTCCTACGTGCTGCAGCCCTACCAGCTGGTGAAGGATCTGCGCACCGGCGTCGAAAGCACCAGCCCGTCGAGCGTGCTCGATGGCGACCTCGACGATTTCATGGAGGCCTCGCTGTCGCAGCGCATCGAGGGCGGCGCCGGTGAGGCCGTGGCGGATCTGGACTAG
- a CDS encoding penicillin-binding protein 1A — protein MIRLIGYFFGIGTTLALLAAAGVALYIGHVAKDLPDYEVLAKYEPPVTTRIHASDGSLMAEYARERRLYLPIQAIPDRVKAAFLSAEDKNFYSHPGVDITGLGRAVLTYVSGGPMQGGSTITQQVAKNFLLTNERSLERKVKEAILSFRIEQAYSKDRILELYLNEIFFGFNAYGVAGAALTYFDKSVNELTVAEAAYLASLPKGPANYNPFKHADRAIERRNWVIGQMVENGYVTPEEGAKAKAEPLGVAPRRTGSYLFAGEYFTEEVRRQIIARYGENALYEGGLSIRTTLDPKVQLIARKAMQNGLMKYDTLRGYRGPVTSIDVSGDWGVPLGAVKGLEDVPEWSLAVVLDSSASGLSIGLQPARQASGDIVKERVEGTVSKDDMGFAMRHLVDGKTVKAKSPADVLKPGDVIFVQKNEGSDNTYSLRQVPEVEGGLIAMDPHTGRVLAMVGGFSYSQSEFNRATQAMRQPGSSFKPIVYSAALDNGYTPASVIMDGPITIQSGNTTWTPKNYDGTVAGPATLRSGIEKSRNLMTVRLANDMGMKLVVEYAERFGVYDHLAPYLPMALGSGETTVMRMVSAYSIMANGGKSIKPSLIDRIQDRYGKTVFKQDERGCEGCNAPEWKNQPEPELVDTSEQVLDPMTAYQITSMMEGVVQRGTGATIGELGRHIAGKTGTTNDEKDAWFIGYTPNLVVGLYMGYDTPRGLGHGATGGGLAAPIFKDFMRVALDGTPNVDFKVPDGMNLVAINRKTGMRAASGDPGTIIEAFKPGTGPADSYWVIGMGADGSNASGGPLSPQANQAIQDGGGGLY, from the coding sequence ATGATTCGTCTCATTGGCTATTTCTTCGGCATCGGCACGACGCTGGCCCTTCTGGCTGCGGCGGGCGTTGCGCTTTACATCGGCCATGTAGCAAAGGATCTGCCTGACTACGAAGTGCTGGCCAAGTACGAGCCGCCTGTGACCACCCGTATCCATGCCTCGGATGGCTCTCTGATGGCGGAGTATGCGCGCGAACGGCGCCTGTATTTGCCGATCCAGGCCATTCCGGACCGCGTCAAGGCGGCTTTTCTGTCAGCCGAGGACAAGAATTTCTACAGCCATCCCGGTGTTGACATAACGGGCTTGGGCCGGGCGGTGCTCACTTACGTTTCCGGTGGACCGATGCAGGGTGGTTCGACGATCACCCAGCAGGTTGCCAAGAACTTCCTCCTCACCAACGAGCGCTCCCTGGAACGCAAGGTCAAGGAGGCCATCCTTTCGTTCCGCATCGAACAGGCCTATTCCAAGGATCGCATCCTTGAACTCTATCTCAACGAGATTTTCTTTGGCTTCAACGCCTATGGTGTCGCCGGCGCCGCACTGACCTATTTCGACAAATCGGTGAACGAACTGACCGTGGCCGAGGCCGCCTATCTGGCTTCGCTGCCGAAAGGTCCGGCCAACTACAACCCCTTCAAGCATGCCGATCGCGCGATCGAACGGCGCAACTGGGTCATCGGCCAGATGGTCGAGAACGGTTACGTGACCCCCGAAGAGGGTGCGAAGGCGAAGGCCGAGCCGCTTGGTGTCGCCCCACGCCGCACCGGCTCATATCTGTTCGCGGGCGAGTATTTCACCGAAGAGGTTCGTCGCCAGATCATCGCCCGCTATGGCGAGAATGCGCTCTATGAGGGCGGTCTTTCCATTCGCACGACCCTTGATCCAAAGGTTCAGCTTATAGCCCGTAAGGCGATGCAGAACGGTTTGATGAAATACGACACGCTGCGTGGCTATCGCGGACCGGTGACATCGATTGACGTGTCCGGCGACTGGGGCGTCCCGCTGGGCGCCGTCAAGGGGCTGGAAGACGTTCCCGAATGGTCGCTGGCCGTCGTGCTCGACTCCTCGGCCTCCGGCCTCTCGATTGGCCTCCAGCCCGCACGCCAGGCGTCGGGCGACATCGTCAAGGAGCGTGTCGAAGGCACCGTCAGCAAGGACGACATGGGCTTTGCCATGCGCCATCTGGTCGACGGCAAGACGGTCAAGGCCAAGTCGCCGGCCGACGTGCTGAAGCCGGGCGACGTCATCTTCGTGCAGAAGAACGAAGGTTCCGACAATACATACAGCCTGCGTCAGGTTCCCGAGGTGGAAGGTGGCCTGATCGCGATGGATCCGCACACAGGCCGCGTGCTGGCCATGGTCGGCGGCTTCTCCTATTCGCAGTCGGAGTTCAACCGCGCCACCCAGGCCATGCGCCAGCCGGGCTCCTCGTTCAAGCCGATCGTCTATTCGGCCGCGCTCGACAATGGCTATACGCCGGCCTCGGTGATCATGGACGGACCGATCACCATCCAGAGCGGCAACACGACCTGGACGCCGAAGAACTATGACGGCACCGTTGCCGGGCCGGCAACGCTGCGCTCCGGCATCGAGAAGTCGCGCAACCTGATGACGGTGCGGCTTGCCAACGACATGGGCATGAAGCTGGTCGTCGAATATGCCGAGCGCTTCGGCGTCTACGATCATCTGGCGCCGTATCTGCCGATGGCGCTGGGCTCCGGCGAGACCACCGTCATGCGCATGGTTTCGGCCTATTCGATCATGGCCAATGGCGGCAAATCGATCAAACCATCGCTGATCGACCGCATCCAGGATCGCTACGGCAAGACCGTGTTCAAGCAGGATGAGCGTGGCTGCGAAGGCTGCAACGCGCCTGAGTGGAAGAACCAGCCGGAGCCGGAACTGGTCGACACTTCCGAGCAGGTGCTCGATCCGATGACCGCCTACCAGATCACCTCGATGATGGAAGGAGTGGTGCAACGCGGTACCGGCGCCACCATCGGTGAACTCGGACGTCACATCGCCGGCAAGACCGGCACCACCAACGACGAGAAGGACGCCTGGTTCATCGGCTACACGCCGAACCTCGTGGTCGGTCTCTATATGGGCTATGACACGCCGCGCGGCCTTGGCCATGGCGCCACCGGCGGCGGTCTTGCCGCCCCGATCTTCAAGGATTTCATGCGTGTGGCGCTGGACGGCACGCCCAATGTCGACTTCAAGGTCCCAGACGGCATGAACCTGGTCGCCATCAATCGCAAGACCGGCATGCGTGCCGCGTCGGGCGATCCGGGCACCATCATCGAGGCCTTCAAGCCGGGTACTGGTCCCGCCGACAGCTACTGGGTGATCGGCATGGGCGCCGACGGCTCCAACGCGTCGGGCGGCCCACTGTCGCCGCAGGCCAACCAGGCCATCCAGGACGGCGGCGGCGGCCTCTACTGA
- a CDS encoding N-acetylmuramoyl-L-alanine amidase, which yields MGLADFTDKGCRVGSRILRAFCLLVLVAISQVLSPVTNAADAPLVAKGYKMAGDATKMRIVMDFDREPDIKWFLLRGPNRLVIDLANTRLAIDAKDLKPRGLVKGVRLGALGEGVSRLILTGKGPFAVDKLDVLKNEDGTGYRIAIDMSAASEREFDAALANQALTTGSTVSTDKGGRVGTGPVSNPGHRFTVVIDPGHGGVDGGAEGLNGTIEKNVTLAFATELRDKLAAIGKYDVFMTRDTDEYLRLDDRVRIARQHEADLLISIHADTISVKGIRGATVYTVSDKASDPEAQALADRENLSDQFAGMVIKDDNKEVTDILIDLIRRETHTFSMSFAHTLVGQLSTSVGLINNPQRSAGFKVLKAPDVPSVLVELGYLSNAKDEAQLLDAEWRGKAAQSITNAVALFASARVGPGTGG from the coding sequence ATGGGACTGGCAGACTTCACAGACAAGGGATGTCGTGTCGGCAGCCGGATTCTGCGCGCCTTCTGTCTCTTGGTGCTGGTGGCGATTTCGCAGGTGCTTTCCCCTGTTACCAATGCCGCCGACGCGCCACTGGTGGCGAAAGGCTACAAGATGGCGGGCGATGCCACCAAGATGCGCATCGTCATGGATTTCGACCGCGAACCGGACATCAAGTGGTTCCTGTTGCGCGGACCCAATCGTCTGGTCATCGATCTGGCGAATACCAGGCTGGCCATCGACGCCAAGGATTTGAAGCCGCGCGGCCTGGTTAAGGGCGTGCGCCTGGGCGCACTCGGCGAGGGCGTTTCGCGGCTGATCCTGACCGGCAAGGGGCCGTTCGCCGTCGACAAGCTGGATGTGCTCAAGAATGAGGACGGAACCGGCTACCGCATTGCCATCGACATGTCGGCCGCCTCCGAACGGGAGTTCGACGCCGCCCTGGCCAACCAGGCGCTGACCACCGGTTCGACGGTTTCGACCGACAAGGGCGGGCGGGTCGGCACCGGGCCGGTCTCCAATCCGGGCCACCGCTTCACCGTCGTCATCGATCCCGGCCATGGCGGCGTCGACGGCGGCGCCGAGGGTCTGAACGGCACCATCGAGAAGAACGTTACGCTGGCCTTTGCCACGGAGCTGCGCGACAAGCTCGCCGCCATCGGCAAATACGATGTCTTCATGACGCGCGACACCGATGAATATCTGCGTCTGGACGACCGCGTGCGCATTGCCCGCCAGCACGAGGCCGACCTGCTGATTTCGATCCATGCCGACACAATCAGCGTCAAGGGCATCCGCGGCGCCACTGTCTACACAGTTTCCGACAAGGCGTCGGATCCCGAGGCGCAGGCGCTTGCCGACCGCGAAAATCTCTCCGACCAGTTCGCCGGCATGGTCATCAAGGACGATAACAAGGAAGTGACCGACATCCTTATCGACCTGATCCGCCGCGAGACGCACACATTTTCGATGAGTTTCGCCCACACTCTGGTCGGCCAGTTATCGACCAGCGTCGGTCTCATCAACAATCCGCAGCGTTCCGCCGGATTCAAGGTGCTGAAGGCGCCAGACGTGCCATCCGTGCTGGTCGAACTCGGTTATCTCTCGAATGCCAAGGACGAGGCGCAACTGCTCGACGCCGAATGGCGCGGCAAGGCCGCACAGAGCATCACCAACGCCGTCGCGCTGTTCGCTTCCGCCCGGGTCGGACCAGGAACCGGAGGCTGA
- a CDS encoding ribonuclease E/G → MPNKMLIDASHPEETRVVVVRGNRIEEFDFESQDKKQLKGNIYLARVTRVEPSLQAAFVEYGGNRHGFLAFSEIHPDYYQIPVADRQALLRAEAQEAEDEEDEDGEGDDRQSRDRGRRGRRRGGKSRDRGEHKRDAGEAGEGSGEAGEGSDNGDIVVEEISHTSEIIEHAADTSEHSEHADASGHDEGSGEQDETETREGGPTSIAAAVEGDVISEPVSQTEQGTEATSGDNDRGMLEEVQSSHPDDHEIESVGAEDALEEVRNRRKPVRRQYKIQEVIKRRQILLVQVVKEERGNKGAALTTYLSLAGRYSVLMPNTARGGGISRKITSAVDRKRLKEVVADLEVPQGMGVILRTAGESRTKAEIKRDYEYLMRLWENVRNLTLQSTAPALVYEEGSLIKRSVRDLYNKDIDEILVSGEEGYREAKDFMRMLMPSHAKVVQPFRDTTPIFVRNGIEAQLDRMLQPQVTLKSGGYIIINQTEALVAIDVNSGRSTKEHSIEDTALHTNLEAAEEVARQLRLRDLAGLIVIDFIDMEENRNNRSVEKRLKDHLKNDRARIQVGRISHFGLMEMSRQRIRASVLESTMKPCPHCGGTGHVRSDSSVALMVVRAIEEFLLKDSRSHITVRTPAATALYVLNHKRGTLVELESRFGLTITIEADDTVGAQHYAIFRGALAEKPEGFVEARSFPAYVEPDEPEDEIVVVEEDEEVSVQAEQPRQQPQQNQQPRPAVGEDGEGRDRKRRKRRRRRGGRDRDREHGAPADGSSVSAPAGDFAGSADDDDGEADDAAPIAAGASDEAAQASDDSQGKKRRRGKRGGKRNRREDGEGETEASAGETTEASEADASESEPASIEPVAVAVAEEPVAAVSEEVPSTEKPKKPRRAAKPKKAAAEAVAETSVVEAAAETPVEAPVAVAEETVAAAVAEEPAKARPSRRKPAAIDAPVVPVVSSTVATEPEAKTEEKPKRAGWWQRKGFF, encoded by the coding sequence ATGCCCAACAAAATGCTGATAGACGCCTCCCACCCGGAGGAAACACGCGTTGTCGTCGTACGCGGTAACCGTATCGAAGAATTCGACTTTGAATCCCAGGACAAGAAGCAGCTCAAAGGAAACATCTACCTCGCCCGCGTAACGCGCGTCGAACCCTCCCTTCAGGCGGCCTTTGTCGAATATGGCGGCAACCGTCACGGTTTTCTCGCCTTCAGTGAAATACACCCCGACTACTACCAGATCCCGGTCGCCGACCGTCAGGCCCTGCTGCGCGCCGAAGCGCAGGAGGCCGAAGACGAAGAGGACGAGGATGGCGAAGGCGATGATCGCCAGAGCCGTGATCGCGGCCGGCGCGGGCGCCGGCGTGGCGGCAAGAGCCGCGACCGCGGTGAGCACAAGCGCGATGCGGGCGAAGCAGGCGAAGGCTCCGGCGAGGCAGGCGAAGGCAGCGACAACGGCGACATCGTTGTCGAGGAGATCTCCCACACATCCGAGATCATCGAACACGCAGCCGATACATCAGAACATTCAGAGCATGCCGATGCGTCCGGCCATGATGAAGGTTCCGGCGAACAGGACGAAACCGAAACCCGCGAGGGCGGCCCGACATCGATCGCCGCCGCGGTCGAAGGCGATGTGATTTCCGAACCCGTCTCGCAGACGGAACAGGGCACTGAAGCAACGTCCGGCGACAATGATCGCGGCATGCTGGAGGAAGTACAGTCCTCGCATCCCGATGACCACGAGATCGAATCGGTCGGCGCCGAGGATGCGCTGGAAGAAGTGCGCAACCGCCGCAAGCCGGTGCGCCGCCAGTACAAGATTCAGGAAGTGATCAAACGCCGGCAGATCCTGCTGGTTCAGGTCGTCAAGGAAGAGCGCGGCAACAAGGGCGCGGCACTGACCACCTATCTGTCGCTTGCCGGCCGCTATTCGGTGCTGATGCCGAACACGGCGCGCGGCGGCGGCATTTCGCGCAAGATCACCAGTGCGGTCGACCGCAAGCGCCTGAAGGAGGTGGTCGCCGATCTCGAAGTGCCGCAAGGCATGGGCGTTATCCTGCGCACCGCCGGCGAGAGCCGCACCAAGGCCGAGATCAAGCGCGACTACGAATATCTGATGCGGCTTTGGGAGAACGTGCGCAATCTCACGCTCCAGTCCACCGCCCCTGCCCTCGTCTACGAGGAAGGCAGCCTGATCAAGCGTTCGGTGCGCGACCTCTACAACAAGGATATCGACGAGATTCTCGTCTCCGGCGAAGAGGGCTACCGCGAGGCCAAGGACTTCATGCGCATGCTGATGCCGAGCCACGCCAAAGTGGTTCAGCCGTTCCGCGACACGACGCCGATCTTCGTGCGCAACGGCATCGAGGCACAGCTCGACCGCATGCTGCAGCCGCAAGTGACGCTGAAGAGCGGCGGCTACATCATCATCAACCAGACCGAGGCGCTGGTCGCCATCGACGTCAATTCGGGTCGCTCCACCAAGGAGCACTCGATCGAGGACACGGCACTCCACACCAATCTGGAAGCGGCCGAGGAAGTCGCGCGTCAGCTGAGGCTTCGCGATCTGGCCGGCCTGATCGTCATCGACTTCATCGACATGGAGGAGAACCGCAACAACCGCTCCGTCGAGAAGCGGCTGAAGGATCACCTCAAGAACGATCGTGCCCGTATCCAGGTCGGCCGCATCTCGCATTTCGGCTTGATGGAGATGTCACGTCAGCGCATCCGCGCCAGCGTGCTGGAATCGACCATGAAGCCCTGCCCGCATTGCGGCGGCACCGGCCATGTGCGCTCCGATTCTTCGGTCGCGCTGATGGTGGTGCGGGCGATCGAGGAATTCCTGCTCAAGGATTCGCGCAGCCACATCACGGTGCGGACGCCGGCGGCGACCGCGCTCTACGTGCTCAACCACAAGCGCGGCACACTGGTGGAACTCGAAAGCCGCTTCGGCCTGACCATCACCATCGAGGCCGATGATACGGTTGGCGCGCAGCACTATGCGATCTTCCGCGGCGCTCTGGCCGAAAAGCCGGAAGGCTTTGTCGAGGCGCGTAGCTTTCCGGCCTATGTCGAGCCGGACGAGCCCGAGGACGAGATTGTCGTCGTCGAGGAAGACGAAGAGGTATCGGTCCAGGCCGAGCAGCCGCGCCAGCAGCCGCAGCAAAACCAGCAGCCGCGGCCTGCCGTTGGCGAGGACGGCGAAGGCCGCGACCGCAAGCGCCGCAAGCGTCGCAGACGTCGCGGCGGCAGGGACCGCGATCGCGAACATGGCGCCCCGGCGGACGGCTCATCCGTCTCCGCTCCGGCCGGCGATTTCGCCGGCTCGGCTGACGATGACGACGGCGAAGCCGACGACGCCGCTCCGATCGCTGCCGGCGCCTCTGACGAGGCGGCGCAGGCTTCGGATGACAGCCAGGGCAAGAAGCGCCGGCGTGGCAAGCGTGGCGGCAAGCGCAATCGCCGTGAAGACGGCGAAGGCGAGACCGAGGCAAGTGCCGGCGAAACGACCGAGGCTTCCGAGGCTGATGCTTCCGAAAGCGAGCCTGCCTCGATCGAGCCGGTGGCCGTTGCCGTGGCGGAAGAGCCTGTGGCTGCTGTGAGCGAAGAGGTGCCGAGCACCGAAAAGCCCAAGAAGCCGCGTCGCGCAGCCAAGCCGAAGAAGGCAGCCGCCGAGGCCGTCGCCGAAACGTCTGTCGTCGAAGCGGCCGCGGAAACGCCGGTCGAGGCTCCGGTGGCTGTTGCCGAGGAAACAGTGGCTGCTGCCGTCGCGGAAGAGCCTGCAAAGGCCCGACCGTCACGACGCAAGCCGGCGGCCATCGATGCACCTGTCGTGCCGGTGGTTTCCTCGACCGTCGCCACCGAGCCGGAAGCCAAGACCGAAGAAAAGCCGAAGCGCGCCGGCTGGTGGCAGCGGAAGGGCTTTTTCTAG